The Corynebacterium vitaeruminis DSM 20294 genome window below encodes:
- a CDS encoding transposase, producing the protein MPANKKYPDELRDRAVRLVFEAKEDPTTANGAVGRIAEQLGINKETLRGWVYQARIDSGAALGTTTADSQRIAELEREVTELRRANSFLKQASAFFAAELDRPYR; encoded by the coding sequence ATGCCCGCCAATAAGAAGTACCCCGACGAGCTCCGCGACCGCGCCGTCCGCCTTGTCTTCGAAGCCAAAGAAGACCCCACCACCGCTAACGGCGCAGTCGGACGTATCGCTGAGCAGCTCGGTATCAACAAAGAAACCCTCCGCGGCTGGGTATACCAAGCCCGCATCGATAGCGGCGCGGCTTTGGGCACGACCACCGCTGACTCTCAGCGCATCGCTGAACTGGAACGAGAAGTCACAGAACTGCGCAGAGCCAACAGTTTTTTGAAGCAGGCCTCGGCTTTCTTCGCGGCGGAGCTCGACCGCCCCTATCGGTAA
- a CDS encoding IS3 family transposase has protein sequence MCRVLKDAGIKIAPSTYYARINHTPSNRDKRDEILMNYLNALFTSNFYVYGARKLHALINKDHHLASHGQGHVARCTVERLMKKASIRGPVRRKHPNTTYTVKKEQCPADLVDRNFHVPAPNMLWVADITYVRTHVGWVYTAFITDAYSRRIVGWKVSAFMYTDLVVDTLTMAIDARCRAGQRIDQLIHHSDRGVQYRGECLMVCVWVPDPHKEIDQNDDCGTTRPSR, from the coding sequence ATCTGCCGCGTGCTCAAAGACGCCGGCATCAAGATCGCCCCAAGTACTTACTACGCCAGGATCAATCACACTCCCAGCAACAGAGACAAACGAGACGAGATCCTCATGAATTATCTCAATGCCCTTTTCACCAGCAATTTTTATGTCTATGGGGCAAGGAAACTTCATGCCCTCATCAACAAGGACCATCACCTCGCCTCCCACGGGCAGGGCCATGTCGCTCGGTGCACAGTCGAACGGCTGATGAAGAAAGCTAGCATTCGTGGCCCCGTCCGCAGGAAGCATCCGAATACCACCTACACCGTAAAGAAAGAGCAGTGCCCTGCAGACCTTGTGGACCGAAACTTCCATGTCCCAGCACCGAACATGCTCTGGGTCGCTGACATCACCTACGTGCGGACCCATGTGGGCTGGGTGTACACCGCTTTCATTACCGACGCCTACTCTAGGAGGATTGTCGGTTGGAAGGTATCCGCGTTCATGTATACCGATCTCGTGGTCGACACGCTGACGATGGCGATTGATGCGAGATGCCGTGCAGGCCAGCGGATTGATCAGCTAATCCACCATAGTGATCGTGGCGTGCAGTACCGGGGAGAGTGTCTGATGGTTTGTGTGTGGGTGCCCGACCCGCATAAGGAGATAGACCAGAATGATGACTGTGGCACGACGAGACCCAGCCGATAA
- a CDS encoding IS256 family transposase, whose product MTVARRDPADKAKIDAIEQKLLANPEIAKLIDELGTSTTDANDLVRGMLQASITRGLNAEMDAHLGYQAGDRDGKAAVGTDNHRNGSYPKTIDSNYGPVTVDVPRDRAGTFVPTMVPKGSRRLTDIDDLIISLYAGGMTIRDIQHHLATTMGVDISHETISAITDAVLDEVMVWQNRQLDEFYPVIFLDALRIKVRDGGRVINKSAYMAIGVDLEGIKHILGLWIAKEEGASLWAQVCSNLANRGVKDVFIVCCDGLKGLPEAVESTWPGSMVQTCIVHLIRAANRWVSYGDRRAVSAALKKVYTAPDEPTAAAALDEFEASELGEKYPRSVKVWRDAWERFTPFLQFPPAARKVIYTTNSIESFNNELRKATRNRVQFTNDESAMKTLWLMICHIEDKRAVKRAREGKRVSASAGRLVEGGRVAGWKHAINQMAVAYPDRFDKYM is encoded by the coding sequence ATGACTGTGGCACGACGAGACCCAGCCGATAAGGCCAAGATTGACGCAATCGAGCAGAAGCTGCTTGCTAACCCAGAAATCGCGAAGTTGATTGATGAGCTCGGTACCTCTACCACTGATGCGAACGACCTAGTTCGAGGCATGTTACAGGCCTCGATTACAAGGGGTTTGAACGCTGAAATGGATGCCCACCTGGGGTATCAGGCTGGTGATCGAGACGGTAAAGCCGCTGTCGGTACGGATAATCACCGAAACGGCAGCTACCCGAAGACCATTGACTCGAACTACGGGCCGGTCACCGTGGACGTCCCAAGAGACAGAGCTGGCACGTTTGTCCCCACGATGGTGCCGAAAGGCTCGAGGCGTTTAACCGATATCGATGATCTGATCATCAGCTTGTACGCAGGTGGCATGACAATCCGTGATATCCAGCATCATCTCGCCACCACGATGGGTGTGGATATCTCCCACGAGACAATCTCGGCGATTACCGACGCCGTACTTGATGAAGTCATGGTGTGGCAAAACCGCCAGCTGGATGAGTTCTACCCAGTCATCTTCCTTGACGCGTTGCGAATCAAGGTCCGTGATGGGGGCCGTGTGATCAACAAGTCTGCGTACATGGCCATCGGAGTGGATCTCGAAGGAATCAAGCACATCCTGGGCTTGTGGATCGCCAAAGAGGAAGGAGCATCGTTGTGGGCCCAGGTGTGTTCCAACCTCGCTAACCGCGGTGTCAAAGATGTCTTCATCGTCTGCTGCGACGGGCTCAAAGGCCTACCAGAAGCCGTGGAATCCACCTGGCCTGGGTCCATGGTCCAAACCTGTATCGTGCACCTGATCAGGGCGGCAAATAGGTGGGTTTCCTACGGGGATCGTAGGGCCGTATCTGCAGCGTTGAAAAAGGTCTACACCGCACCGGATGAGCCAACCGCTGCCGCAGCCTTGGATGAGTTCGAGGCGTCTGAACTAGGTGAGAAGTACCCGAGGTCGGTGAAGGTGTGGCGGGATGCGTGGGAGAGGTTTACCCCGTTTCTGCAGTTCCCACCGGCTGCGAGGAAGGTGATCTATACGACGAACTCGATTGAATCTTTCAATAATGAGCTGCGGAAGGCCACCCGGAACAGGGTGCAGTTCACTAATGATGAGTCAGCGATGAAGACGCTGTGGCTGATGATCTGCCATATCGAAGACAAACGAGCAGTCAAGCGGGCTAGGGAAGGCAAACGCGTCTCCGCCTCTGCTGGCCGGCTCGTGGAAGGTGGACGGGTTGCCGGATGGAAACACGCCATCAACCAGATGGCTGTGGCCTACCCCGACCGATTCGACAAGTACATGTAA
- a CDS encoding integrase core domain-containing protein: MTPSYRAIAYGQRLEENQIIASVGSKGDSYDNALAEPVNSLYKGECIHNIDQHPAGFRHARDVEQATAAWVGWYNNDRLHSRLGNTSPVEYENAYWASLNPVQTAA; encoded by the coding sequence TTGACACCCTCGTACCGGGCGATTGCCTATGGGCAGCGTTTGGAAGAGAACCAGATCATTGCGTCAGTCGGGTCGAAAGGAGATTCCTACGATAATGCTCTTGCAGAACCCGTGAACAGTTTGTACAAGGGCGAATGTATCCACAACATTGATCAGCACCCCGCAGGGTTTAGACATGCTCGTGACGTCGAGCAAGCGACCGCTGCGTGGGTCGGCTGGTACAACAATGACCGCCTGCACTCACGGCTCGGCAACACCAGTCCTGTCGAGTACGAGAACGCCTACTGGGCCAGTCTGAACCCCGTTCAAACAGCGGCGTAA